The following DNA comes from Thermodesulfobacteriota bacterium.
ACAGTCATTATCTTGGTGAAAATGACCTGATCGACTCTTTGTTACAATCCGTCCGTACACTCAAAGAAAAAGATTTTTTTTACCATCTTTTCATGAATGGAGACACACAGGACGAACTTGTAAAATTGGCAGATTTCCTTTCCAATACCATTGATACCGAAGTGAAATTGCTGTCTGACCATATGGGGCATCTGGATACCCAAGCGGTCGATACCATCACCCAACGAATTGAAAGCTTAAAAGATATTGCCTGGTGTATTCATGCTGAAATCATAGACAATTTAATAAAGGTGAAGGATCTGCTCAGTCTTTGCCCGACTTCGCCTACCTTTTCATCGGTCAGTATATTTAAAAATATTAATGCGGTGCTTAACAGCATTGATCGGCTGGAAGTCCGGGGGCGTGATTCGGCAGGTATCTCTTTGATGTTTATCCTGGAAAAGAGCCAGTTTAAAAGATTTGAAAAATCAATTAAAAGTGCCAACCTTTATGACCGGTTTAAAGAGCGGTCGGCCCAGGAGGTTCTTACCAACATGGGCATCAGTGTGAATGAAACCAAAGATGAAAGCGGTGAAGAACTCTCAGCGATCACGCTTACTTATAAAGTTGCGGCTGAAATAGGAAAACTGGGAGATAATATTAAGTTTTTGCGAAAACAGATTAAAAACGACCCTGTACTTCAAATCGTGGCCGGTTTTCCCCACCGGTTTCACACTGTTTCTTCCCATACACGATGGGCATCGGTTGGCGCGATCACCGAGGCAAACTGTCACCCGGTGGACAACGATGTACCTGGAAGCGAAACGGAAAAAACCGGAATCATTCATGTGTGCTTAAATGGCGATATCGATAACTACCTTCAGTTGAAAGCGGAATTTGAATCAGAGGGAAATTCTATCCACAGCGACATCACCTCCGATACTAAAATCATTCCCCTCCGGATTGAAAAGTATCTTAAACAGGGCCACCGTGTTCGTGAAGCATTTCGGCTGGCGGTCAATGATTTTGAAGGATCCCACGCCATATCCATGCATACCGATCTTGCACCCGGCAAGCTTTTTCTGGCCCAGAAAGGAAGTGGACAGTCTATATTTATTGGACTGGCGAACCATCATTACATGCCGGTTTCTGAAGTTTACGGGTTTATTGAAGAGACTCAATCCTTTATTAAAATGGACGGGGAAACAGTTGCCGATGGGATTGAAGGAACAACCCAGGGACAGGTTTTCACTCTCAGTCAGCAATCAGCGGGAGGCATTCATGGCATCCAGGCCATGTTTTATGACGGAACTCCGATAAATCTGGGCGAAAAAGATGTTAAACATACCGAAATCACCTCAAGAGACATCGATCGCCAGAAGTTTCCCCACTATTTTTTAAAAGAGATTTCAGAATCTCCCATCTCAGTGGAAAAAACTATTCAAAACCGCTGGAAGATTAAACCCGGCGAAAAAGACACTTATATTACGGCCATGGATGAAACCATCATACCCCGATCATTACAACAGGCCCTGGCTGAAAACCGGATACGACGGATATTTTTTGTGGGGCAGGGTACGGCGGGGGTCGCCTCCCTGGCATGTGCCAACATTATGACTTATTACCTGGATGATCCGGGGATACAAATCGATGCGCTCAAAGCCTCGGAACTTTCCGGGTTTAAGCTTGACGAAAAAGATGATGCGCAGAGCATGATCGACACTCTTGTTATCGCCATCAGCCAGTCAGGAACGACCACCGACACCAATCGTTCGATTGAAATGGTGAAAGATCGGGGCGCGTATACCCTTGCCATTGTCAACCGGAGAGATTCGGATATCACCTTCAAAGTGAACGGCGTCATGTATACCAGCAGTGGCAGGGATATTGAAATGTCAGTGGCTTCAACAAAGGCATTTTATTCCCAGATTATTGCCGGAGCTCTCCTGGGGCTTTTTATAGCCGACTTGCAAGGTCGCAGAAATGATGCCTTCATATCAGAGGAGATAAAACGACTTTTGAAAATTCCTTCGCAAATGAGAAAAGTTCTGGCAATGAGAAGTAAAATCGAGCAATCCGCCGGAAGACTCGCCCCGACCAGAACATACTGGGCGGCGGTCGGAAGCGGCCCCAACAAGGCTTCGGCAGATGAGATACGTATCAAGCTTTCCGAGCTTTGTTACAAGACGATTTCGTCCGACTTTGTGGAGGACAAGAAGCATATAGACCTTTCATCCGAGCCGCTTATCATCGTCTGTGCAGCCGGGACAAGGCCCACCGTCATCGGTGATATTATAAAAGATACGGCTATATTTAAAGCGCATAAGGCCATGCCCGTGGTCATCGCTGATGAGGGGGAAAACGGGTTTGATACCTATGCCGAGGATGTCTTCCATGTTCCTGTGGTCAGTGAACATCTTGCCCCCATTCTAAACACGCTGGTGGGACATATCTGGGGATATTACGCCGCCTTGGCCATAAACAAGGGGTCGCGTTTTCTCTACGGTTTCCAGGAAGAAATTCGAAATACGTTGGACAAACATGCCCAAAAAGGCAGCGATGTCTACGAAGCAATTCTGGAAAAATCGTTCAGGGAAAAGATAATGACCTTTTATACTGAACTTAGACGAAAGAAAACCCAAAACCGTTTTCCGGCCGCCATGGGACTCGAAGCCGCATCGGATCTGACGCTTCTTCTTAAATACCTGGCCGGAAGGCTTCCGGTGTCTGATTTTGAGCTTGAATTTGGTGTAAAAGGAACACCGCTCAACATGCTGAACAGGCTTTTCAGGTGCCTGGGTGAGTCGATCAACAGCATGGCCCGTCCTGTGGATGCCATCAAGCACCAGGCAAAAACAGTTACCGTGGGAACCAGTCGAATCAGTGAAAAGGTCGAAGGGATACTTTTTGAAGCTTTGGCTGCCCACCATTTCAATACCTACCAGTTGATAAACAGAAATATTCTGGTTCTTAAAAACCTGCAACAAATCGTTTCCGATATCAAAGGAGCGATTCGTTACAAAATCGGAAATTTAAATCTTCTTGGTGAACCGACGGATGAAACCACTATCGAGGTATTGAAAAAGGAAGGGGTGCTTAAACCTATTCCATCCCGGGTGGAAACCGACACGAAGCTAAAAGGAACAAAGAAAATCATTGTCAGACAGGGAAATGTCTATATCGGCAAAGGTCGTAAAGATGACAGGAGCATTATTGTGATCCCCATCATTTCTACCTCCCCGGATATGCCGAACATGATTGAATACCTGCTGTTGCTGAATATCGGTTTTAAAGAGAATATTCCACTTTCAACCAAAATAAAGGCCCTGGGGGGCAAGTACGAGCATATCAAGAATATCGTTCAGGAAAACAGCGCCCCATGGGATGACCGGCACCTGGAATTGGTTGAAACGGATACCCTTTTCGGAAGATCGGCAGAAAAGATAGGAGAATTTATCGTATCAAGCCTGAGAAAGTAAACGCATTTCTTGTTAACTGAGCTGTTGTAAAAACACGGGAGGTATCACCATGAGTAAAGCAGCGCCTGATATAAATAAGAAAAAGATGAAAAAACGATCGATAATCGATCGTCGCTCAGGTGATGACCGACGCAAAAGCTACAGCTTGGATTACTTTGAAAATGAAGGAAAGGAAAGAAGAGTTAACGAAGAGCGCCGGAAGCAGGGTGAACGCAGATCCGATCAAAAATAAATATTGTAGGCCTGGGAAAGGTTTCAGCTAAGCAGTTGCTGTATTTTAGAATTATTAATTCTTTATTCGTTGGCCATGGAATAATATTGACATTGACGCCATAAGTTCTATATTATCTATTAGTTTCAAAGGATTATATAAGATCAACGATATCATTGAAGATCCCATTTTCCTGTAAAATATTGATTATGAGGTGCTCCGATGAATATATTTACCGCTATTTTGCATAAAGAAGAAGATTTCTATGTGGCACTATGTCCCGAGGTAGGAACGGCCAGCCAGGGGGAGACCATTGAAAAGGCTGTAAAAAATCTCCAGGAAGCGACAGAGCTTTATCTGGAAGAATTTCCCATGGATCAAACGTCCCGCTCACTTATGACCACCTTTGAAGTGTCAGCCCATGCCTGAACTTCCCAGAATATCAGGCAATGAAGCCATTAACGCATTCAAAAGACTCGGTTTTTATCAGGCACGCCAGAAAGGTAGCCACGTTGTGATGCGCAAGGATGACCGAGGATGTGTCATACCTTTGCATAAAAATCTTGCCATTGGAACACTAAGAAACGCAATCCGACAGGCCGGCGTTTCCGTTGACGAATTTGTTGTTGCCTATAAAGAGAAATAATCCCCCCAGAAGTCGCTTGGCTGTTTTAATTTCCGCCCGAACGATTAAGATTTCAATTATCCGGTTGCTGGTCAGATGTTATTTCCCACGCTTTTATCGTAATATTGGGTTGCGGATCACGGGCCCATCAAATTATAACTCAAGTTTCGCACCCCGGTTTGGCGAAAAGAAATGTCCTGATGGCACGTAAAATATAAAATCAGATGTGAATCGAAACGGTTGTATTCTTTTCTGTAAGGGGATATGTGGGTCATCTGTTCCACCTTTTCGCAGTGTCCGGGTATTTGGGATAGACCGTCCTTTTTATATTGTTTAGCAACGGGTAGACTTTATCCCAAATATCCGGACACGCTGCAACCGATTTAATTCATATCCCCTGGAAGAAAATAATATAACTGTCTCGATTCACACCTTCAACACCAATCGGTGCCTTAAAAATTTATGCTCCACCGTAGATAAGGGGTGCGAAACTTGAGTTATAAGATTCTATTTATCGATTAGTGAGTATTCATTTTCTGACGCTATTTGCTCTCCACGCTGAACACTCATGCTGACCGCCGGTTGCGAGATATTAAGCTTCAAAGCCAAATCCGTCATGGTAAACCCCAACTCCCTGACCGCCCAGTAACACAAAAGACTTCTTGCTTTGACTTTTATCGGCTGCTTTCCGGGTTGAAATATATCTTCCGGGTGAATGGAAAAAATATGAGCCACTCTATCTGAAAGTTTATCTATATTATAACCCTTTGATTTCAGATCATACTTTCGGTCCAGAGCCTCATTGGCAGACCTTAAAACCCTTTCAACAAAATCAGAATCGCCCAGCACACGCTCGTCACTTTTAGAGTGAATCTTAGCTCGCCGAAGAGATTTGAGCATAGTCCAGCCGCCACTGCTTCGGATGAGGCCGCCTCCGGTGAGGTCATGACGCTTCCCTTGCTGGATACCTTTCTGAACGAATATTTTATAGCGGCGTCGCGCTGTTGATCTGTTTTCATGGAACAGTTTCAGCACATAATTATCATCCTGCCATTCTTTTTTCTTGTTACCCATAATAACGGCGTGTCCGCAAAAAGAATATTTGTCCAGTGCCTTGATGTCCGCAACTAACTTGGCTCGAATCGGATTAAGGTGGATATAGCGGACCAGTTCCAATAGGTAGGTATCTTCCTGACACAGAATCGATTTGT
Coding sequences within:
- a CDS encoding type II toxin-antitoxin system HicA family toxin, which translates into the protein MPELPRISGNEAINAFKRLGFYQARQKGSHVVMRKDDRGCVIPLHKNLAIGTLRNAIRQAGVSVDEFVVAYKEK
- a CDS encoding type II toxin-antitoxin system HicB family antitoxin codes for the protein MNIFTAILHKEEDFYVALCPEVGTASQGETIEKAVKNLQEATELYLEEFPMDQTSRSLMTTFEVSAHA
- a CDS encoding SIS domain-containing protein, with amino-acid sequence MKKPEKAYFKIMVGKMGAFFLAACKLAYRCLMANVYFCNSKSSAVENSIIFFPYAENVLNCGLAGIVSFKGKDKADRSVDMASLDDMAQKMSRFSYTACEKNNDSFDSHYLGENDLIDSLLQSVRTLKEKDFFYHLFMNGDTQDELVKLADFLSNTIDTEVKLLSDHMGHLDTQAVDTITQRIESLKDIAWCIHAEIIDNLIKVKDLLSLCPTSPTFSSVSIFKNINAVLNSIDRLEVRGRDSAGISLMFILEKSQFKRFEKSIKSANLYDRFKERSAQEVLTNMGISVNETKDESGEELSAITLTYKVAAEIGKLGDNIKFLRKQIKNDPVLQIVAGFPHRFHTVSSHTRWASVGAITEANCHPVDNDVPGSETEKTGIIHVCLNGDIDNYLQLKAEFESEGNSIHSDITSDTKIIPLRIEKYLKQGHRVREAFRLAVNDFEGSHAISMHTDLAPGKLFLAQKGSGQSIFIGLANHHYMPVSEVYGFIEETQSFIKMDGETVADGIEGTTQGQVFTLSQQSAGGIHGIQAMFYDGTPINLGEKDVKHTEITSRDIDRQKFPHYFLKEISESPISVEKTIQNRWKIKPGEKDTYITAMDETIIPRSLQQALAENRIRRIFFVGQGTAGVASLACANIMTYYLDDPGIQIDALKASELSGFKLDEKDDAQSMIDTLVIAISQSGTTTDTNRSIEMVKDRGAYTLAIVNRRDSDITFKVNGVMYTSSGRDIEMSVASTKAFYSQIIAGALLGLFIADLQGRRNDAFISEEIKRLLKIPSQMRKVLAMRSKIEQSAGRLAPTRTYWAAVGSGPNKASADEIRIKLSELCYKTISSDFVEDKKHIDLSSEPLIIVCAAGTRPTVIGDIIKDTAIFKAHKAMPVVIADEGENGFDTYAEDVFHVPVVSEHLAPILNTLVGHIWGYYAALAINKGSRFLYGFQEEIRNTLDKHAQKGSDVYEAILEKSFREKIMTFYTELRRKKTQNRFPAAMGLEAASDLTLLLKYLAGRLPVSDFELEFGVKGTPLNMLNRLFRCLGESINSMARPVDAIKHQAKTVTVGTSRISEKVEGILFEALAAHHFNTYQLINRNILVLKNLQQIVSDIKGAIRYKIGNLNLLGEPTDETTIEVLKKEGVLKPIPSRVETDTKLKGTKKIIVRQGNVYIGKGRKDDRSIIVIPIISTSPDMPNMIEYLLLLNIGFKENIPLSTKIKALGGKYEHIKNIVQENSAPWDDRHLELVETDTLFGRSAEKIGEFIVSSLRK
- a CDS encoding transposase — its product is MQRKARIDAPGALHHIIARGIERRNIFDDDVDRIHFLDRLGKVLSETDTQCFSWALIPNHFHLLLRTGACPLSTVMRRLLTGHAMYYNRRHRRSGQLFQNRYKSILCQEDTYLLELVRYIHLNPIRAKLVADIKALDKYSFCGHAVIMGNKKKEWQDDNYVLKLFHENRSTARRRYKIFVQKGIQQGKRHDLTGGGLIRSSGGWTMLKSLRRAKIHSKSDERVLGDSDFVERVLRSANEALDRKYDLKSKGYNIDKLSDRVAHIFSIHPEDIFQPGKQPIKVKARSLLCYWAVRELGFTMTDLALKLNISQPAVSMSVQRGEQIASENEYSLIDK